In Microbacterium sp. ABRD28, the genomic stretch TGCCGAATACTTCGAGCCGGTACAAGTGCGGCACCCGGCACTTGCGGCTGATGATCTCGCCGGCGAGGCAGAACGACTCGCCGAAATTGCTGTTGCCTGCGGAGATCACTCCGCGCAGAAGTCGTCTGTTCCGCTCGTCGTTGAGGAAACGGATGACCTGCTTGGGGACGGCACCCTTCTCTTCACCGCGTCCCTGGCCTCCCCCATAGGTGGGGGTCACGAGAACGAAGGGCTCGTCCACGACCGGGGTCGGTTCGGAGGCGGTGATCGGGATGCGGACGGCGGGGAGGTCGAGCTTCTCGATGAAGCGTGCGGTGTTGCCCGACACGCTGGAGAAATAGACCAGGAGCGGGGCGGATGTCGCCAGTGCGCTCATGGTTCCCTCCTGGGCTCGATCCTCGCGGGGTCCCCGACGCGGCGCCGGGTTCAGGCCAGGCGCGACGCCAGTTCGTCGATCTTGTCGGGACGGAAGCCCGACCAGTGGTCCTCGTCGGTGATGACGACGGGTGCCTGCAGGTAGCCGAGGGCCTTGACCTGCTCGAGCGCTGCCGGGTCTTCGGAGAGGTCGTGGACCTCGTATTCGATGCCCTTCGAGTCCAGCGCACGGTAGGTCGCGGTGCACTGCACGCAAGACGGCTTGGTGTAAACGGTGATCGCCATGTCGATCCGTTCTCCCCTCGATTTCGAGTGTTTGCTCCGGTGACCCCCACCGGGAGACCAATACTACATATGGGTGCCGACATCGGATAGCACCACTAGGGATAGTAGTTACATCCGTGTAGTTTTCTCACCGTCATCCCCATGTACAACACAGGTTGTCCACCGTTTCATCCACAGGCGGCGCTCCGATTCCGCGACCGGAAAGCCCGGATTCGCGCGGCTTTCCGAACCGGAACGAGAACTCCTCCACAGGGGGGACGGTATTCGGGGGTTCCGACATCCGATTTCCTGTGGACA encodes the following:
- the nrdI gene encoding class Ib ribonucleoside-diphosphate reductase assembly flavoprotein NrdI; the encoded protein is MSALATSAPLLVYFSSVSGNTARFIEKLDLPAVRIPITASEPTPVVDEPFVLVTPTYGGGQGRGEEKGAVPKQVIRFLNDERNRRLLRGVISAGNSNFGESFCLAGEIISRKCRVPHLYRLEVFGTPEDVTRVSDGLERWWKLH
- the nrdH gene encoding glutaredoxin-like protein NrdH; this encodes MAITVYTKPSCVQCTATYRALDSKGIEYEVHDLSEDPAALEQVKALGYLQAPVVITDEDHWSGFRPDKIDELASRLA